In the genome of Bradyrhizobium sp. CIAT3101, one region contains:
- a CDS encoding aspartate/glutamate racemase family protein — translation MRTIGLIGGMSWESTALYYKLINERVRDRMGKLHSAPLLLYSYDFQEIKEMQYSGRWAYAAASLADVARRLEGAGAGAIILCTNTMHKLAPELTAQLTIPFIHIGDATAQRIRAKGYRRVGLLGTKFTMEEDFYTDRLRAHDLDVLIPSADERADVNRIIYDELCLGVVAAPSRRRYQDVMAALVARGAECIILGCTEITMLVGAADTSVETFDTTAIHAETAADFAIG, via the coding sequence ATGCGAACCATCGGCCTGATCGGCGGCATGAGCTGGGAGAGCACCGCGCTCTATTACAAGCTCATCAACGAACGCGTCCGCGATCGCATGGGCAAGCTGCATTCGGCGCCGCTGCTGCTGTATTCCTACGACTTCCAGGAGATCAAGGAGATGCAATATTCCGGCCGCTGGGCCTATGCGGCGGCAAGCCTTGCGGACGTGGCCAGGCGGCTCGAAGGCGCGGGCGCCGGTGCAATCATTCTGTGCACCAACACGATGCACAAGCTGGCGCCCGAACTCACCGCGCAGCTGACCATACCCTTCATTCACATCGGCGACGCAACGGCGCAACGCATTCGGGCCAAGGGATATCGGCGGGTCGGCCTGCTCGGGACAAAGTTCACGATGGAGGAAGATTTCTACACCGACCGTCTGCGTGCGCATGATCTCGATGTTCTGATTCCGTCTGCCGACGAGCGCGCCGACGTGAACCGCATCATCTACGACGAGCTATGTCTCGGCGTCGTCGCAGCGCCCTCGCGTCGCCGCTATCAGGACGTGATGGCCGCGCTGGTGGCGCGCGGCGCCGAGTGCATCATCCTCGGCTGCACCGAGATCACGATGCTGGTGGGGGCCGCCGATACGTCGGTCGAGACGTTCGACACGACGGCCATTCACGCGGAGACGGCGGCGGATTTTGCGATCGGGTGA
- a CDS encoding Rid family hydrolase: MSRTMHIPTGIFDSSRYGFAQVATVPTPFGDIVHVSGQVAWDADQNVIGAGDIGRQLSKSLENLSVALGAVGATLDQVGALRLYIKQSHMHEGEAISAALKSVFGDNPPCTTWIGVPSLAREQFLVEVEPSAVFLVRGGG; encoded by the coding sequence ATGAGCCGAACGATGCATATTCCCACCGGAATCTTCGATAGCTCGCGATATGGCTTCGCGCAGGTCGCTACTGTCCCCACACCGTTCGGCGATATCGTGCATGTGTCCGGCCAGGTGGCCTGGGACGCAGATCAGAACGTCATTGGAGCCGGCGACATCGGTCGTCAACTCAGCAAGAGTCTCGAAAACCTCAGCGTTGCACTGGGGGCGGTTGGTGCGACCCTCGATCAGGTCGGTGCGTTGCGGCTCTACATCAAGCAAAGCCACATGCACGAGGGCGAGGCAATCAGCGCTGCTCTCAAATCGGTGTTCGGCGATAACCCGCCGTGCACAACCTGGATTGGAGTGCCAAGCCTCGCCAGGGAGCAATTCCTTGTCGAGGTGGAGCCGTCGGCGGTTTTTCTTGTGCGAGGCGGCGGATAG
- a CDS encoding serine hydrolase has protein sequence MIVVSAVWTPLACAEDVQSSSGAAAPAFSNSGPDADIYGAASGYPKGTRATTTQLDKLVGAYSHFDEIYPSRRISRAAVPWQFKRASEPSIAYSFGTERLSIGDYLKRNPVTGLLIARDDTILYEHYQYSRTDHDRLLSQSMAKTLVSMLVGIAVSEGRIKSIDDLTSTYVPGLSGTEYGNTSIRALLNMSSGVEFSEVYDGHDDIARLGRALFVEETKDPAAVIAQFNTRIAPPGTRWHYASVETEILGLVLRSATGTPVADYLHDRIWDAIGTEADASWAIDGSGQEIAFCCFNATLRDYARLGRLLAHDGAWEGRQLIPRQWLLDATTVRPSDGYLAPSVATPYFGYGYQVWLLPGEQRRFALLGIRGQVILVDPVSKLVMVHTAVRQKPSEPGALREPLALWFAVLQQVGQ, from the coding sequence GTGATCGTTGTCTCCGCGGTCTGGACGCCCTTGGCATGCGCAGAGGACGTCCAAAGCTCTTCCGGCGCGGCGGCACCGGCTTTTTCAAATAGCGGCCCCGATGCTGATATCTACGGCGCGGCGTCCGGCTATCCAAAGGGCACGCGGGCGACCACCACACAGCTTGACAAGCTCGTCGGAGCCTACAGCCACTTCGACGAGATTTACCCCTCTCGCCGGATCAGTCGCGCGGCGGTACCCTGGCAATTCAAGCGCGCATCAGAGCCATCAATCGCCTACAGTTTTGGCACCGAGCGGCTGAGCATCGGGGATTACCTCAAGCGAAACCCGGTGACAGGGCTCCTGATCGCCAGGGACGACACCATCCTGTACGAGCACTATCAATATTCGCGGACCGATCACGACCGCCTTCTTTCGCAATCGATGGCCAAGACGCTGGTGTCGATGCTGGTCGGCATCGCGGTCTCGGAGGGACGGATCAAGTCGATCGACGACCTTACCTCAACTTATGTCCCTGGCCTCTCGGGAACGGAATATGGAAACACATCCATCCGAGCCTTGCTGAATATGTCGTCGGGCGTCGAGTTTTCGGAAGTCTATGACGGGCACGACGATATAGCCCGGCTTGGGCGAGCGTTGTTCGTTGAAGAGACAAAAGATCCTGCCGCCGTCATTGCGCAATTCAATACCCGAATCGCGCCGCCGGGGACCAGATGGCACTACGCAAGCGTGGAAACCGAGATCCTGGGCCTGGTCCTGCGCTCCGCCACGGGCACGCCGGTTGCCGACTATCTCCACGATCGGATCTGGGATGCCATCGGCACCGAAGCGGATGCTTCATGGGCGATAGATGGCAGCGGCCAGGAGATCGCGTTTTGCTGCTTCAACGCGACCTTGCGCGACTATGCGCGCCTGGGCCGGCTGCTTGCACACGACGGCGCTTGGGAAGGTCGTCAGCTGATCCCCCGGCAGTGGTTGTTGGATGCCACGACCGTCAGGCCGAGCGACGGCTATCTTGCTCCGAGCGTGGCCACACCCTATTTCGGCTATGGCTATCAGGTGTGGCTCCTCCCTGGCGAGCAGCGCAGATTTGCTCTGCTTGGCATACGCGGTCAGGTCATCCTGGTCGATCCCGTCTCGAAGCTTGTGATGGTGCACACTGCCGTTCGTCAGAAGCCGTCCGAGCCGGGAGCGCTCAGAGAACCGCTCGCGCTGTGGTTCGCGGTGCTTCAGCAAGTCGGGCAATGA
- a CDS encoding ABC transporter substrate-binding protein has protein sequence MKRRELLGVIGGAAAWPLGVRAQQPKKIPRIGLMVTGAIESPEARAALKAFDQGLREFGYIDGQNVLVETRAAGLKVERFPALAIELVRLNVDLIVASNTPAARAAQQATTTIPIVVPVMGDPVGDGLVASLARPGGNITGLTFLGPQLVPKRLALLKEALPTASRVAALWHPGAYGERTMNDMMAEAKEAALTLGVQLRLVAVHAPDDLDLAFSTIIGERADAILIFPSPMLFNQRKRIVDLATPRRLPIVAMGKEFVQLGGFISYGADIMDFNRRCVAYVDKILKGAKPADLPVEQPTKFELFINLKTAKTFGIDIPPSLVARADEVIE, from the coding sequence ATGAAGCGGCGAGAACTTCTTGGTGTTATTGGCGGAGCGGCAGCATGGCCGCTTGGGGTGCGGGCGCAGCAACCCAAGAAAATACCTCGAATTGGCCTCATGGTGACGGGTGCGATCGAATCTCCCGAGGCGCGCGCAGCCCTCAAAGCCTTCGACCAAGGACTACGCGAATTTGGTTATATCGATGGTCAGAACGTGCTCGTAGAGACTCGAGCTGCAGGCCTGAAGGTCGAACGGTTTCCGGCTCTGGCGATTGAACTGGTCCGACTTAACGTGGATCTCATCGTCGCTTCGAATACGCCCGCCGCGCGGGCCGCACAGCAAGCGACCACCACAATTCCCATTGTCGTGCCGGTTATGGGCGATCCTGTGGGGGATGGGCTGGTGGCCAGCCTCGCTCGACCGGGGGGCAACATCACTGGGTTGACCTTCCTCGGCCCGCAGCTTGTGCCCAAGCGCTTAGCACTGCTCAAGGAAGCGCTACCCACGGCCTCGCGGGTGGCCGCTCTTTGGCATCCCGGCGCCTATGGCGAGCGCACGATGAATGACATGATGGCGGAAGCAAAAGAGGCGGCACTAACCCTGGGAGTGCAGCTCCGACTTGTTGCTGTGCACGCCCCCGACGATTTGGATCTCGCATTTTCAACGATCATTGGAGAACGTGCGGATGCCATTCTCATATTTCCGAGCCCGATGCTTTTCAATCAACGAAAACGCATTGTCGACCTCGCGACACCGCGTCGGTTGCCTATAGTGGCTATGGGAAAAGAGTTTGTACAACTCGGTGGGTTCATATCCTATGGAGCGGACATTATGGACTTCAACCGGCGCTGCGTCGCCTATGTTGATAAGATACTTAAAGGCGCGAAGCCTGCTGACTTGCCGGTTGAACAACCAACCAAGTTTGAACTTTTCATCAATCTCAAAACTGCAAAAACGTTTGGAATCGACATCCCACCTTCGCTGGTCGCTCGCGCAGACGAGGTGATCGAATGA
- a CDS encoding tetratricopeptide repeat-containing glycosyltransferase family protein, whose product MSPGNRGQKRNKAQPAKNLREANLRESVSAYLKEGRHLDAQRLCEQALSASGVDKAEILHLMGEVFFSAGHFGQAVEWFSQAVRSEPRPRYLANLATALAKQGRIEQALQVADKAVQLAPGDASLWSLMGNLLIDATRSSDALLCFKHAFELDGHLWEAAYKAGHLLHGLEQFDDALTFLDRSIQAKPDHAPSFHMRALALKSLKRLDEARADNMRAIELDPTNADTHGNLGNVLQALGQHDQAVLSFDRALAMAPHIARTITNRAASLVELRRLDQARTEYERSLAIAPELAVTEWNLALLQLLTGEFEKGWRGREARWEIPHLSRGYPQLGSPRWLGDESIAGKTVLVCADEGLGDTIQFVRYIPFLAAQGARVVLLVEESLASLFSGMDGLVQCVLKRDDSVLPAFDFHCALDSLPLIFGTTLNTIPSARSYLPAVSPDRIADWETRLGRRDRRRIGLVWSGNPRHWNDRNRSVPLSVFSRLMDVDAQFVSLQKDPRPLDKQVLDQRPDVVDLTGDLADFSDTAALISALDLVIAVDTSVAHLAAALGCPTWILLPYVPDYRWLLGRDDSPWYPTVRLFRQTEGRDYDSVIDRVREALTLLDG is encoded by the coding sequence ATGTCTCCCGGGAACCGCGGCCAAAAGCGGAACAAGGCACAGCCAGCCAAGAACCTGAGAGAGGCCAATCTTCGAGAGTCAGTCTCCGCCTATCTCAAGGAGGGGCGCCACCTTGATGCGCAGCGCCTTTGTGAGCAGGCCCTGTCGGCGTCTGGCGTGGACAAGGCCGAGATCCTGCATCTCATGGGCGAGGTCTTTTTCAGCGCAGGTCATTTCGGGCAGGCGGTCGAGTGGTTTTCGCAGGCGGTTCGAAGCGAACCTCGCCCACGCTATCTGGCGAACTTGGCGACAGCGTTGGCCAAGCAAGGGCGGATCGAACAGGCCCTGCAGGTGGCCGACAAGGCTGTTCAATTGGCGCCAGGCGACGCCTCGCTTTGGTCGCTCATGGGCAACCTCCTGATCGACGCGACCAGATCCTCTGACGCACTGCTTTGCTTCAAGCACGCATTTGAGCTCGATGGACATCTGTGGGAGGCGGCTTACAAGGCCGGCCACCTGCTACACGGGCTGGAGCAATTCGACGACGCTCTCACTTTTCTCGATCGCAGCATCCAAGCGAAGCCCGATCATGCTCCGTCGTTCCACATGCGGGCATTGGCGTTGAAGAGCCTGAAAAGGCTGGACGAGGCGCGCGCGGACAACATGCGCGCCATCGAGCTTGATCCGACCAACGCGGATACCCATGGCAACCTCGGCAACGTCCTGCAGGCGCTCGGTCAGCACGATCAGGCTGTCTTGTCGTTCGACCGGGCGCTGGCGATGGCGCCGCACATTGCACGAACCATCACCAACAGGGCGGCATCTCTTGTCGAGCTTCGCCGCCTCGACCAGGCCAGGACGGAATATGAACGTTCGCTGGCGATCGCCCCCGAATTGGCTGTCACGGAATGGAACCTCGCGCTGCTCCAGCTGCTGACTGGGGAATTCGAAAAGGGCTGGCGGGGGCGCGAAGCCCGATGGGAGATCCCGCATCTGTCTCGCGGCTATCCTCAGTTGGGTTCCCCGCGATGGCTCGGCGATGAGAGTATTGCCGGCAAGACCGTGCTTGTCTGTGCTGATGAAGGGCTGGGCGATACGATTCAGTTTGTCCGCTATATTCCCTTCCTTGCCGCGCAAGGTGCTCGCGTTGTCCTGTTGGTCGAGGAGTCCCTGGCGTCACTCTTTTCGGGCATGGACGGATTGGTCCAATGCGTTCTCAAGCGAGACGATTCCGTCCTGCCCGCCTTCGATTTTCACTGTGCGCTCGACAGCCTGCCACTGATCTTCGGAACCACGCTCAACACGATTCCCTCGGCGCGCTCATACTTGCCGGCCGTTTCGCCAGATCGGATCGCGGATTGGGAAACGCGTCTTGGGCGGCGCGATCGACGCAGGATCGGATTGGTCTGGTCCGGAAATCCACGGCACTGGAACGACCGCAACCGCTCCGTGCCTCTCAGCGTCTTCAGCCGCCTGATGGATGTCGACGCACAGTTCGTCAGCCTGCAGAAGGACCCAAGGCCGCTCGACAAGCAGGTTCTCGATCAACGACCGGATGTCGTCGATCTCACCGGCGACCTCGCTGATTTCTCTGATACGGCCGCGCTGATTTCGGCGCTCGATCTCGTCATTGCCGTTGACACAAGTGTCGCACATCTGGCTGCAGCGCTCGGGTGCCCGACGTGGATCCTTCTTCCCTACGTTCCCGACTACCGATGGCTGCTCGGTCGGGACGACAGTCCCTGGTACCCCACCGTCCGCCTGTTCAGGCAAACAGAGGGCCGTGACTACGACAGCGTCATCGACCGCGTGCGCGAGGCGTTGACGTTACTGGACGGCTGA
- the lepA gene encoding translation elongation factor 4, with product MTTVPISNIRNFSIVAHIDHGKSTLADRLIQMTGGLSDREMAGKEQVLDSMDIERERGITIKAQTVRLAYRAKDGKDYVFNLMDTPGHVDFAYEVSRSLAACEGSLLVVDASQGVEAQTLANVYQALDNNHEIVPVLNKVDLPAAEPEKVKQQIEDVIGIDASDAVMISAKTGLGIPDVLEAIVTRLPPPKGDRDATLKALLVDSWYDVYLGVVVLIRVVDGVMKKGSRVRMMGTGAAYDVERVGFFTPKMQQVDELGPGEIGFITAAIKEVADTRVGDTITDDRKPVTEMLPGFKPAIPVVFCGLFPVDADDFETLRAAMGKLRLNDASFSFEMETSAALGFGFRCGFLGLLHLEIIQERLSREFDLNLIATAPSVIYKMKLTDGTELEIHNPVDMPDVVKIEEIQEPWIEATILTPDEYLGSVLKLCQDRRGSQKELTYVGARAMVKYDLPLNEVVFDFYDRLKSVSKGYASFDYHLTDYKPADLVKMQILVNAEPVDALSMLVHRTRAEGRGRAMVEKMKELIPPHMFQIPIQAAIGGKVIARETVRALRKDVTAKCYGGDITRKRKLLEKQKEGKKKMRQFGKVDIPQEAFIAALKVDS from the coding sequence ATGACGACCGTCCCCATTTCCAACATCCGCAATTTCTCCATCGTCGCCCATATCGACCATGGCAAATCGACGCTGGCCGACCGTCTGATCCAGATGACCGGGGGCCTCTCCGACCGCGAAATGGCGGGCAAGGAGCAGGTGCTCGATTCCATGGACATCGAGCGCGAGCGCGGCATCACCATCAAGGCGCAGACGGTCCGCCTCGCCTACCGCGCCAAGGACGGCAAGGATTACGTGTTCAATTTGATGGACACGCCCGGCCATGTCGACTTCGCCTACGAGGTCTCGCGGTCGCTGGCGGCCTGCGAAGGTTCCCTGCTGGTGGTCGACGCCAGCCAGGGCGTCGAGGCGCAGACGCTCGCCAACGTCTACCAGGCGCTCGACAACAATCACGAGATCGTCCCGGTCCTGAACAAGGTCGACCTTCCGGCGGCCGAGCCGGAGAAGGTCAAGCAACAGATCGAGGACGTCATCGGCATCGACGCCTCCGATGCCGTGATGATCTCGGCCAAGACCGGCCTCGGCATCCCTGATGTGCTGGAAGCCATCGTCACCCGCCTGCCGCCGCCGAAGGGCGATCGCGACGCGACCTTGAAGGCGCTGCTGGTCGACAGCTGGTACGACGTCTATCTCGGCGTCGTCGTGCTGATTCGTGTTGTCGACGGCGTCATGAAGAAGGGCAGCCGCGTCCGCATGATGGGCACCGGTGCGGCCTACGACGTCGAGCGCGTCGGCTTCTTCACGCCGAAGATGCAGCAGGTCGACGAGCTCGGCCCCGGCGAGATCGGCTTCATCACCGCCGCGATCAAGGAAGTCGCCGACACCCGCGTCGGCGACACCATCACCGACGACCGCAAGCCGGTCACCGAGATGCTGCCGGGCTTCAAGCCCGCGATCCCCGTGGTGTTCTGCGGCCTGTTCCCGGTCGACGCCGACGACTTCGAAACGCTGCGCGCCGCGATGGGCAAGCTGCGCCTGAACGACGCCAGCTTCTCCTTCGAGATGGAAACCTCGGCCGCGCTCGGCTTCGGCTTCCGCTGCGGCTTCCTCGGGCTGCTGCATCTGGAGATCATCCAGGAGCGGCTGTCGCGCGAGTTCGATCTCAACCTGATCGCGACCGCGCCGAGCGTCATCTACAAGATGAAGCTCACCGACGGCACCGAGCTCGAGATCCACAATCCCGTCGACATGCCTGACGTGGTGAAGATCGAGGAGATTCAGGAGCCCTGGATCGAAGCCACGATCCTCACGCCCGACGAATATCTCGGCAGCGTGCTGAAGCTGTGCCAGGACCGCCGCGGCTCGCAGAAGGAGCTCACTTACGTCGGCGCCCGCGCGATGGTGAAATACGATCTTCCGCTCAACGAGGTCGTGTTCGACTTCTACGACCGGCTGAAGTCGGTCTCGAAGGGCTACGCCTCGTTCGACTATCATCTCACCGACTACAAGCCGGCCGATCTGGTCAAGATGCAGATCCTGGTCAACGCCGAGCCGGTCGATGCGCTCTCGATGCTGGTGCATCGCACCCGCGCCGAAGGCCGCGGCCGCGCCATGGTCGAGAAGATGAAGGAGCTGATCCCGCCGCACATGTTCCAGATCCCGATCCAGGCGGCGATCGGCGGCAAGGTGATCGCGCGCGAGACCGTGCGCGCGCTGCGCAAGGACGTCACCGCGAAGTGCTACGGCGGCGACATCACGCGTAAACGAAAACTTCTGGAGAAGCAGAAGGAAGGCAAGAAAAAGATGCGGCAGTTCGGCAAGGTCGACATCCCGCAGGAAGCTTTCATTGCCGCGCTGAAGGTCGACAGCTGA
- a CDS encoding glycosyltransferase family 39 protein: protein MSTTSIPSARARVKPRVSFDRFRAWLVAYATDPSARLWLVIQFAILHAVIWTLILINLKAAQDVHMDVAEAWGWGQKFLWGYGKHPPLSGWIAGVWFKVFPATDWATYALAMATVGVGMVICWLVALRVVDPRRAFLVVVMVALYPIFNFKGFKYNPDLLQLVTLPLVVLAYLNAFEKRSWQSGVWLGLAGALALMTKYWVLTMIGAIGLAALIHPERMKFLLSPAPWVAIATLLVAMIPHIVWLADAHFVPLTYAGDTYSIEDAGLVHQLVFGYVLHNAALLALPVALAALAMALVPPWLTLLVRAPSRIVTRAWARGANAGVNVSQALNIWIIQIIVAAGPPLGALAFSIYMKTDWGISLFFLVPLALVAIPALRVQSAVLFNIIAIWLVLSVATLVASPWIAAREMAANAGNTATYGARSELARELTQAWHSRFASRWAIVAGTMESIQPMVFYSPDHPVAFIPNEAWSSGLTSLDDVKKYGFIGVFDPTDGRLPAFEKWVSEIAPNAERIVMTTRRFTHGKAGPSMTWNVYIAPPAK from the coding sequence ATGTCAACGACCTCGATCCCCTCCGCCCGCGCCCGCGTAAAACCCCGGGTGAGCTTTGACCGTTTCCGGGCCTGGCTGGTCGCCTACGCGACCGATCCCTCGGCCCGGCTCTGGCTGGTGATCCAGTTCGCCATCCTGCATGCGGTGATCTGGACCCTCATCCTGATCAATCTCAAGGCGGCGCAGGACGTTCACATGGACGTCGCAGAAGCCTGGGGCTGGGGGCAGAAATTCCTGTGGGGCTACGGCAAGCATCCGCCGCTGTCGGGCTGGATCGCCGGCGTCTGGTTCAAGGTGTTCCCGGCGACGGATTGGGCGACCTATGCGCTGGCGATGGCGACGGTCGGCGTCGGCATGGTGATCTGCTGGCTGGTCGCGTTGCGCGTCGTCGATCCGCGCCGCGCGTTCCTGGTCGTGGTGATGGTCGCGCTCTACCCGATCTTCAATTTCAAGGGCTTCAAGTACAACCCCGATCTGCTTCAGCTCGTCACCCTGCCGCTCGTCGTGCTCGCTTACCTCAACGCGTTCGAGAAGCGGAGCTGGCAGTCCGGCGTCTGGCTCGGGCTCGCCGGCGCGCTGGCGCTGATGACCAAATATTGGGTGCTGACCATGATCGGCGCCATCGGGCTCGCCGCACTGATCCACCCGGAGCGCATGAAATTCCTGCTGTCGCCGGCGCCCTGGGTCGCGATCGCGACGCTGCTGGTGGCGATGATCCCGCACATCGTCTGGCTGGCGGATGCGCATTTCGTGCCGCTGACCTATGCCGGCGACACCTACAGCATCGAGGATGCCGGCCTCGTGCATCAGCTCGTGTTCGGCTATGTCCTGCACAATGCCGCGCTGCTGGCGCTTCCGGTGGCGCTCGCGGCCCTTGCGATGGCGCTGGTGCCGCCGTGGCTGACGCTGCTCGTGCGCGCGCCCTCGCGCATCGTCACGCGGGCCTGGGCGCGAGGCGCCAACGCAGGCGTCAATGTTTCCCAGGCGCTGAACATCTGGATCATCCAGATCATCGTTGCAGCCGGGCCGCCGCTCGGCGCGCTCGCCTTCAGCATCTACATGAAGACCGATTGGGGCATCTCGCTGTTCTTCCTGGTACCGCTTGCGCTGGTCGCGATTCCGGCGCTGCGGGTGCAGAGCGCCGTGCTGTTCAACATCATCGCGATCTGGCTGGTGCTCAGCGTGGCGACGCTCGTCGCCTCACCCTGGATCGCCGCGCGTGAGATGGCTGCGAATGCCGGCAACACCGCGACCTATGGCGCGCGCTCGGAGCTCGCGCGCGAGCTGACCCAGGCCTGGCATTCGCGCTTCGCCTCGCGCTGGGCGATCGTCGCCGGCACGATGGAATCGATCCAGCCGATGGTGTTCTACAGCCCCGACCATCCGGTTGCGTTCATCCCGAACGAGGCCTGGAGCTCCGGGCTGACATCGCTGGATGACGTCAAGAAATACGGCTTCATCGGCGTGTTCGATCCGACGGATGGCCGCCTGCCGGCATTCGAGAAGTGGGTGTCCGAGATCGCGCCGAACGCCGAGCGCATCGTGATGACGACGCGCCGCTTCACCCATGGCAAGGCCGGCCCGTCGATGACGTGGAACGTCTACATCGCGCCGCCGGCGAAGTGA
- a CDS encoding HPr family phosphocarrier protein — MSDDAPQAGTGVPAGAISKELLIINKRGLHARASAKFVQAVERFNAQVWVTRGGETVGGTSIMGLMMLAAGPGTTITVAAAGTDAEAALAAIAELVESKFNEEGV; from the coding sequence ATGAGTGACGACGCACCACAAGCGGGGACAGGCGTGCCCGCGGGTGCGATCTCCAAAGAGCTCCTGATCATCAACAAGCGCGGCCTGCACGCCCGTGCCTCGGCGAAATTCGTCCAGGCGGTCGAGCGCTTCAACGCGCAGGTGTGGGTGACGCGTGGCGGCGAGACCGTCGGCGGCACCTCGATCATGGGCCTGATGATGCTCGCGGCAGGACCGGGTACGACGATCACGGTCGCCGCCGCCGGCACTGACGCAGAAGCCGCGCTCGCGGCGATCGCCGAGCTCGTTGAAAGCAAGTTCAACGAGGAAGGGGTCTAG
- a CDS encoding PTS sugar transporter subunit IIA — translation MIGLVLVTHGRLADEFKAALEHVMGPQKQIEAITIGAEDDSDLCRSDIIEAVNRVDSGDGVAILTDMFGGTPSNLAISCMSRPKVEVLAGINLPMLVKLAKVREERPLPDAIAMAQEAGRKYVTIASRVLAGK, via the coding sequence ATGATTGGTCTAGTACTTGTGACCCACGGGCGCCTTGCCGACGAATTCAAGGCAGCGCTTGAGCATGTCATGGGCCCACAAAAGCAAATCGAAGCGATTACGATCGGCGCTGAAGACGATTCCGATCTGTGCCGAAGCGACATCATCGAGGCGGTTAACCGCGTCGATTCAGGCGACGGCGTTGCGATCCTCACCGACATGTTCGGCGGCACCCCGTCGAACCTCGCGATTTCCTGCATGAGCCGACCGAAGGTCGAAGTGCTCGCGGGCATCAACCTGCCCATGCTGGTGAAGCTCGCCAAGGTGCGCGAGGAGCGTCCGCTGCCCGACGCGATCGCGATGGCTCAGGAAGCCGGCCGCAAATACGTCACCATCGCCAGCCGCGTGCTCGCCGGCAAATGA